The following coding sequences lie in one Nakaseomyces glabratus chromosome I, complete sequence genomic window:
- the PTC2 gene encoding type 2C protein phosphatase PTC2 (CAGL0I05038g~Ortholog(s) have MAP kinase serine/threonine phosphatase activity), with amino-acid sequence MGQILSNPVIDKEHHSGADLLTAFGLCAMQGWRMSMEDAHIVEPNVLPETDDEHIAFYSIFDGHGGSAVAQFCGSKMVSILTSQESFKEKKLKQALIDTYLKTDEELLKDPEMRNDHSGCTATSILVSKLQQTLVCGNSGDSRTVLSINGVAKALSFDHKPTLTSERSRIVAADGFVEMDRVNGNLALSRAIGDFEFKSNDKLGPHEQIVTCVPDIVEHRLNYDNDEFVILACDGIWDCLSSQECVDLVHHGIMKGDMSLNDISSRIIDVCCSPTTEGTGIGCDNVSIVVVALLKENETINAWFERMRNKGYKPPHSFEEQRRSIFSYYQFPEDDEKVFDVTTKKPQDRFNQDSEISTGDEDERNKMEIDEDDNDRSGAQKKTGASIPVDLLSLEALLNGAGNIQLNQGPDNVSYISGSSLTDMINSLSRAAAMANNTRDSDSEEEDTKIIEDVSDKQE; translated from the coding sequence atgggTCAGATATTGTCTAACCCTGTTATTGATAAGGAGCACCACTCAGGTGCTGATCTGCTGACAGCGTTTGGGCTGTGTGCCATGCAAGGGTGGCGTATGTCCATGGAAGACGCACATATAGTCGAGCCAAACGTTCTTCCGGAGACTGACGACGAGCACATTGCATTCTACAGTATATTTGATGGTCACGGTGGTTCCGCGGTGGCGCAATTCTGTGGGTCTAAGATGGTCTCAATCCTGACCAGCCAGGAGTCGTTCaaggagaagaagttgaagcaGGCACTGATCGATACATACTTGAAGACCGACGAGGAGCTGTTGAAGGACCCCGAGATGAGAAACgaccacagtggttgtaCGGCGACCTCCATCCTGGTCTCTAAGTTGCAACAGACATTGGTGTGCGGTAATTCAGGTGACAGTAGAACTGTACTCTCCATTAACGGTGTCGCGAAGGCATTATCCTTCGACCACAAGCCAACTCTGACTAGCGAGAGATCGCGTATTGTGGCAGCTGACGGGTTTGTGGAAATGGATAGAGTTAACGGTAACTTGGCCTTGTCCCGTGCCATTGGTGATTTCGAATTCAAATCAAACGATAAACTGGGCCCACACGAACAAATTGTCACCTGTGTTCCAGACATTGTCGAACACAGATTGAACTATGACAACGACGAGTTCGTCATCTTGGCATGCGATGGTATTTGGGATTGTCTGTCCTCTCAGGAATGTGTTGACTTAGTTCACCACGGTATCATGAAAGGTGACATGTCACTAAATGACATTTCATCACGTATAATCGACGTCTGCTGTTCCCCTACCACCGAAGGTACTGGTATCGGATGTGACAACGTCAGCATCGTAGTCGTCGCACTATTGAAGGAAAACGAAACAATCAATGCTTGGTTTGAACGTATGAGAAACAAAGGCTACAAACCTCCTCATTCATTCGAGGAACAAAGAAGATCCATTTTTTCCTATTACCAATTCCCAGAAGATGACGAAAAAGTGTTCGATGTGACAACTAAGAAACCTCAAGATAGATTCAACCAAGACTCAGAGATAAGTACCGGTGATGAAGACGAGAGAAATAAAATGGAAATCGATGAGGACGATAACGACCGCTCAGGCGCTCAAAAGAAAACCGGTGCATCGATTCCAGTAGATCTCCTGTCACTCGAGGCTTTACTAAATGGCGCAGGTAATATACAACTCAACCAAGGCCCAGACAATGTATCATACATCAGTGGATCAAGTTTAACTGACATGATCAACTCATTATCTAGGGCAGCTGCTATGGCAAACAATACCAGAGATTCCGACTCTGAAGAGGAAgatacaaaaataattgaaGATGTAAGTGATAAACAAGAGTAA
- the ILV1 gene encoding threonine ammonia-lyase ILV1 (CAGL0I05126g~Ortholog(s) have L-threonine ammonia-lyase activity, role in isoleucine biosynthetic process, threonine catabolic process, valine biosynthetic process and mitochondrion localization) — translation MIPKLLCGNTLLSASVTTSRSVYGLSTRYFTQDLAPSLVKLHSELKPDELLTDNTPDYVRLVLRSSVYDVIKESPISHGVGLSSRLNTNVQLKREDLLPVFSFKLRGAYNMIAKLDDTQRNQGVIACSAGNHAQGVAYAARHLDIPATIVMPVSTPSIKYQNVSRLGSQVVLYGNDFDEAKAECTKLAEERGLTNIPPFDHPYVIAGQGTVAMEILRQVYNSNKIGAVFVPVGGGGLIAGVGAYLKRVTPHIKIIGVETHDAATLHTSLQRNKRTNLASVGTFADGTSVRIIGEETFRVAREVVDEIVLVNTDEICAAVKDVFEDTRSIVEPSGALAVAGMKKYITQLHPEIDHSKQTYVPILSGANMNFDRLRFVSERAVLGEGKEVFMLVTIPDVPGSFKKMQKVIHPRAVTEFCYRYNEHRHESSSEVPKAYIYTSFSVVDREKEIKQVMQQLNTLGFEAVDISDNELAKSHGRYLVGGASKVPNERIISFEFPERPGALTRFLAGLSESWNLTLFHYRNHGADIGKVLAGISVPPRENLTFQKFLEDLGYKYQDETENMVYQRLLKY, via the coding sequence ATGATACCCAAGCTGCTGTGTGGTAACACACTGTTGAGTGCATCTGTTACAACAAGTAGGTCTGTCTATGGCTTATCTACCAGATATTTTACTCAGGATCTCGCACCTTCATTGGTTAAACTGCATTCCGAGTTAAAGCCTGATGAGCTTCTTACTGATAACACACCAGACTATGTGCGTTTGGTGCTAAGATCATCGGTCTATGATGTTATAAAGGAATCGCCAATCTCACATGGTGTTGGTCTATCGTCTAGACTAAACACAAATGTCCAACtgaaaagagaagattTACTACCAGTGTTCTCTTTCAAGCTGCGTGGTGCATACAACATGATAGCGAAGTTAGACGATACTCAGAGAAATCAAGGTGTCATCGCATGTTCCGCAGGTAATCATGCACAAGGTGTAGCATATGCCGCTAGACATTTGGATATTCCAGCAACTATTGTCATGCCTGTGTCTACTCCATCtataaaatatcaaaatgtGTCGAGACTGGGTTCACAAGTTGTTCTATATGGTAATGATTTTGACGAAGCTAAAGCTGAATGTACTAAACTGGCAGAAGAGCGTGGTTTGACTAACATCCCTCCATTTGATCATCCATATGTCATTGCTGGTCAAGGAACAGTTGCGATGGAAATCTTGAGACAGGTCTATAACTCAAATAAGATCGGTGCTGTCTTTGTTCcagttggtggtggtgggtTGATTGCCGGTGTTGGTGCCTATTTGAAGAGAGTCACTCCACACATCAAGATTATAGGTGTGGAAACACATGATGCAGCAACTTTACACACAtctcttcaaagaaataaaagaacaaaTCTAGCTAGCGTTGGTACTTTTGCTGATGGTACTTCTGTGCGTATTATTGGTGAAGAAACCTTTAGAGTTGCCAGAGAAGTTGTCGATGAAATTGTATTGGTCAATACTGATGAAATTTGTGCTGCGGTTAAGGATGTCTTTGAGGATACCAGAAGTATTGTTGAACCATCTGGTGCTCTTGCGGTTGCTGGTATGAAGAAGTATATTACTCAACTTCATCCAGAAATAGATCACTCTAAGCAAACATATGTCCCAATTTTGTCAGGTGCTAATATGAACTTCGATAGATTAAGATTTGTTTCTGAGCGTGCTGTATTAGGTGAAGGTAAGGAAGTTTTTATGCTGGTTACCATTCCTGACGTTCCAGgctctttcaaaaaaatgcaGAAGGTTATTCATCCAAGAGCTGTTACTGAGTTCTGTTACCGTTATAATGAACATCGTCATGAATCTTCTAGTGAGGTTCCAAAGGCCTATATCTATACATCTTTCAGTGTGGTAGACCGCGAAAAGGAGATTAAACAAGTAATGCAGCAACTGAACACCCTCGGTTTTGAAGCCGTCGATATTTCTGACAATGAATTAGCAAAATCACATGGTAGATATTTAGTTGGTGGTGCGTCAAAGGTCCCAAATGAAAGAATTATTTCGTTCGAATTCCCAGAAAGACCTGGGGCCTTAACCAGATTCTTGGCAGGTTTAAGCGAGTCTTGGAATTTGACATTGTTCCATTACAGAAACCATGGTGCTGATATTGGTAAAGTATTGGCTGGTATTTCTGTGCCACCTAGAGAAAATTTAACTTTCCAAAAATTCTTGGAAGATTTAGGCTATAAGTACCAAGatgaaacagaaaatatgGTATATCAAAGACTACTGAAATATTAA
- a CDS encoding uncharacterized protein (CAGL0I05082g~Has domain(s) with predicted nucleic acid binding, nucleotide binding activity) has protein sequence MKVQEEVDKSVGLLIPSNFRGDTTNASYDNDTEMMSDAEKTVTSAGNDLSNNTNTSNDDDDDIIPTAIVIKNIPFALKREQLLDFMTSLDLPLPYAFNYHFDNGTFRGLAFANYNSEVDTAKVVNELNEKEVGGRNLRVEYKKVLPQEERERIERERRLKHQNQKKAQWKQQQQQQQQQQQQQQHQHQHQQQQQQQQVTNNNVSTSAGGYRNVLQNSDGSNSDLTNSPMHNNNSVGTIDHHRGSVISIESSINGNNSNPNSSPLDQPQNHLHSMPNSAGKCFAPLPTGVSPLANNVVLSSSSNNPLALDMNDPDTLEIYSQLLLFKDREHLYTELIYPSGIANSLRRILDLCCSALGLIESSDPNFITIRRKTNNYDFQKQLGESSGTMVDHGMIDQPLNSTSTGGESLSSSQSYTSLSNTRLSLSLVNSTNTSDYIPTMNQHGISKSTALFPQAVTNDSPNVRYANSASGQSGSSILHASSYMDPHNQTSTTSSGLNISGFFNGRSSSISGQGMSSNYMLQRQRVPVPFFSNQNNSDLRVNGYNSQKSTKIGVMGAGQGLGPHLTNGSTVSAATNMTTNYGIIQGNELFNEYEQQPPISRGIW, from the coding sequence ATGaaagttcaagaagaagttgacaAGAGTGTTGGGCTTCTCATTCCTTCTAATTTTAGAGGTGATACAACGAATGCTAGTTACGATAACGATACTGAAATGATGAGTGACGCCGAAAAGACCGTGACTTCTGCCGGGAATGATCTTTCCAATAATACCAACACTagtaatgatgatgacgatgataTTATTCCAACCGCCATTGTGATCAAAAACATTCCGTTTGCGCTAAAGAGAGAACAGTTATTGGACTTCATGACTTCTTTGGATTTACCATTGCCTTACGCTTTTAATTATCACTTCGATAACGGCACTTTTAGAGGTCTGGCTTTCGCCAATTACAACTCTGAAGTGGACACAGCTAAAGTAGTTAATGAACTGAATGAAAAAGAAGTGGGTGGTAGAAATTTGAGAGTTGAATATAAGAAAGTACTCCCACAGGAAGAAAGAGAGCGTATTGAACGTGAAAGACGGTTAAAGcaccaaaatcaaaagaaagCGCAATGgaaacaacagcagcaacaacagcaacaacagcaacaacaacaacagcaccagcaccagcaccaacaacaacagcaacagcaacaggTCACCAACAATAATGTTTCAACCTCTGCCGGTGGGTATAGGAATGTACTACAGAATTCAGATGGTAGTAATAGTGACTTGACTAACAGTCCCATGCACAATAATAACTCTGTGGGGACTATTGACCACCATAGGGGTTCAGTTATCAGTATAGAAAGTAGTATTAATGGAAACAACAGTAATCCTAACTCCTCACCACTTGACCAGCCTCAAAATCACTTACACTCAATGCCAAATAGTGCAGGTAAATGTTTTGCACCTCTACCAACTGGTGTTTCGCCTTTGGCTAATAATGTAGTTTTATCTTCTAGTTCGAATAACCCATTGGCGCTTGACATGAATGATCCAGATACTTTAGAAATTTACTCCCAGTTACTTCTATTTAAGGACAGAGAGCATTTATACACAGAACTGATATATCCAAGCGGTATTGCCAACTCTTTGAGAAGAATTCTTGACCTATGTTGCTCAGCACTCGGTTTGATTGAGTCTTCAGATCcaaattttattactattagAAGAAAGACAAATAATTACGACTTCCAGAAGCAATTAGGAGAGAGCTCAGGAACCATGGTTGACCATGGTATGATTGACCAACCTCTAAATTCAACATCAACAGGAGGAGAATCTTTATCAAGTTCTCAGTCTTATACTAGTCTTTCAAACACACGACTATCTTTGTCCTTGGTCAATTCTACGAACACCTCAGATTATATTCCCACTATGAATCAACATGgtatttcaaaaagtaCAGCCTTATTCCCACAAGCTGTTACTAATGACTCTCCAAATGTAAGATATGCAAACAGCGCTTCGGGACAAAGTGGATCATCGATTCTCCATGCCTCATCATACATGGATCCTCATAACCAAACTTCGACTACTAGTTCCGGCCTAAATATTAGTGGCTTTTTTAATGGGAGAAGCTCTAGCATTAGTGGACAAGGGATGTCATCCAATTATATGTTACAAAGACAAAGAGTTCCTGTTCCATTTTTCTCCAATCAAAACAACAGTGACTTACGTGTCAACGGTTACAACAGTCAAAAATCTACAAAGATAGGAGTAATGGGTGCTGGTCAAGGCTTAGGCCCACATTTAACGAATGGATCTACAGTATCCGCGGCAACAAATATGACGACAAATTATGGGATTATCCAAGGTAACGAGCTTTTTAACGAATATGAACAGCAGCCCCCAATAAGCCGGGGTATTTGGTGA
- the SBH1 gene encoding Arf family guanine nucleotide exchange factor SBH1 (CAGL0I05098g~Ortholog(s) have ARF guanyl-nucleotide exchange factor activity, P-P-bond-hydrolysis-driven protein transmembrane transporter activity, protein transporter activity): MSSSAVSAGSEKPIQRKGKTASEKNSREGTPGTPALKNSNSILKIYSDEAKGLRVDPLVVLFLAVGFIFSVVGLHVISKITSKIF; the protein is encoded by the coding sequence atgtcttcttctgctgTGTCTGCTGGCAGTGAAAAGCCAATTCAAAGAAAGGGTAAGACTGCTTCCGAAAAGAACTCAAGAGAAGGTACTCCAGGTACTCCAGCTTTGAAGAACTCCAACTCAATCCTGAAGATATACTCTGATGAAGCTAAGGGATTGAGAGTCGACCCATTGGTTGTTTTGTTCTTGGCTGTTGGTTTCATCTTCTCCGTCGTTGGTCTTCACGTCATCTCTAAGATTACTTCCAAGATTTTCTAA
- the AIM10 gene encoding putative proline--tRNA ligase AIM10 (CAGL0I05104g~Ortholog(s) have mitochondrion localization), giving the protein MLKFAVFSRGMANRALLPRKVDIQSLKDIPTLDVLQNLGFIRRTQSGLFNWLPLGLRTLHKLEALVRKRMDEDASAIEVSLSSLSPKINWEKTGRWDKSNELFKVKDNNAFEYCLTPTCEEDITSLMKNYIKSYKDLPITAYQISRKYRDEKRPRGGLLRGREFIMKDAYSFASSEEQAIEIFNKMDSVYDRIFSDLKIPYKAAYADSGEIGGDLSKEYHFLNSFGEDTVFSCDSCGTSSTIEKCNSLPEEDGMYSGDVGVVYGLSEDHTTLVCFYYPAERQFNWNLAQSVMENDLDMALKDVGNDKILEMYQSENEDYMFSKILRVMDVRINSRSNFPDFPLSKYLKNNFGQIDGISIVDATDKEICGKCEDGTLHASNSIEVGHIFHLGDKYSKPFEVNFKDENNSDDSIVSMGCYGIGISRLIGAAAEIGRDHMGLRWPQVIAPYQVSVVTSNNEGMVAINDMKKSLMKNLDTFDLDDLHRSTGFGGRIALSHAIGIPICVIIGTKSWPNVEIEVRGKKWDNGDDTPIEKKSVHYSDVIDTVNELLLDL; this is encoded by the coding sequence ATGCTAAAATTTGCCGTCTTTAGCAGAGGAATGGCTAACAGAGCCTTGTTACCTCGAAAAGTTGATATCCAGTCATTAAAGGACATACCGACGCTCGATGTCTTGCAGAATTTGGGATTTATAAGAAGAACACAAAGTGGGTTATTTAATTGGCTTCCACTTGGTCTGCGAACTTTGCATAAGCTGGAAGCTCTAGTACGAAAACGTATGGACGAGGATGCTAGCGCCATAGAAGTATCTTTGAGTTCCTTATCCCCCAAAATCAATTGGGAAAAAACTGGACGGTGGGATAAATCTAATGAATTATTTAAAGTtaaagataataatgcTTTTGAATATTGTTTGACCCCAACCtgtgaagaagatattacATCGTTAATGAAGAACTATATTAAAAGTTACAAAGACCTTCCTATTACAGCCTATCAAATTTCTAGGAAATATAGAGATGAAAAGAGACCTCGAGGAGGGCTTCTAAGAGGCAGGGAATTCATAATGAAGGACGCATATTCCTTTGCATCATCCGAAGAGCAGGCAATTGAGATTTTTAACAAAATGGACTCCGTTTATGATAGAATATTTTCTGATCTAAAAATACCATATAAGGCAGCTTATGCGGATAGCGGTGAAATTGGTGGTGATTTAAGTAAAGAATACCATTTCTTAAATTCTTTTGGAGAAGATACAGTTTTTTCTTGCGATTCTTGTGGTACCAGTTCTACAATAGAGAAGTGTAATTCTTTACCGGAGGAAGATGGGATGTATTCTGGTGATGTTGGTGTTGTATATGGGCTTAGTGAAGATCATACCACTTTAGTATGCTTTTATTACCCCGCAGAGAGACAGTTTAACTGGAATTTAGCTCAATCTGTGATGGAGAATGACCTTGACATGGCATTAAAAGATGTTGgtaatgataaaatattagagATGTACCAATCAGAGAATGAGGATTATATGTTTTCTAAAATACTGAGAGTTATGGATGTACGTATTAATTCTAGGTCGAACTTCCCAGACTTTCCTTTGAGTAAGTACTTAAAGAACAACTTTGGCCAAATTGATGGTATATCCATTGTTGATGCCACTGACAAGGAAATCTGTGGCAAATGTGAAGATGGTACTTTGCATGCTTCTAATAGTATTGAAGTTGGGCATATTTTTCACCTCGGTGATAAATATAGCAAGCCATTTGAAGTTAACttcaaagatgaaaataactCTGATGATTCTATCGTATCTATGGGTTGCTATGGAATTGGTATTAGTAGACTAATTGGTGCTGCAGCAGAAATCGGTAGGGATCATATGGGTCTAAGGTGGCCACAAGTGATAGCACCATACCAAGTTTCAGTGGTCACAAGCAATAACGAAGGCATGGTTGCAATTAATGACATGAAGAAAAGTCTTATGAAGAATCTTGACACATTTGATTTGGATGATCTACACAGAAGCACGGGTTTCGGTGGTCGTATTGCGTTGTCGCATGCTATTGGTATACCAATATGTGTTATCATAGGTACAAAGAGCTGGCCAAATGTTGAGATAGAAGTTCGCGGTAAGAAATGGGACAACGGTGACGATACtccaattgaaaagaagtCAGTTCATTATTCCGATGTGATTGATACTGTTAACGAACTTTTGTTAGActtgtaa
- the DOT6 gene encoding Dot6p (CAGL0I05060g~Ortholog(s) have sequence-specific DNA binding activity, role in chromatin silencing at rDNA, chromatin silencing at telomere, transfer RNA gene-mediated silencing and Rpd3L-Expanded complex, cytoplasm localization), translating into MTSAKNPTSWDTHDDMLLRHLKEIKNLGWKEISLYFDNRTPNACQFRWRRLKSGNLKSNKSALIDVTNMHVPMNYYERNVKMGIASANSSSDASPSSGSPKGPPANDYVVQSIPISPQHQLQTTAAFAVPHPQGSFTQPALPSSYQRDVIDQSGYVANTEQETRFSRPKSFSHSMTGTFSTPSYPVNSPNSLSKYHQPLSRMNSDDENVGFIPKVIVKSRRGSSILPGPFDQSNPFQNQQLHYSTKQQNMGSGSALQSPNGSSNANSYFPAALNTTLNGSKARKNSFVNWSRRNSFNFSSTSNSRRSSIIQAPNSIGGPLPSSLSHTEVYSSNPNSRRHSVQKITDSRGSTSSITSPSAASAVYSASNNYMDTPVTNANMTTFNKTSRQASIPMANRRQSVALSTFNNKTASNYNIMPWTREEELLLIDCHAKQMSPSEMSVVLPTKSDAEIRARLSLISQFQAPIDVQQRPILEQPRPQFPRQLSGPALQNNTVQQKGNCSNDSTVVDEVDPLIKADVNQTVTPTSESSKDVSPAPVFSPNPNDSTSSISACSSSMSMNGKHIGENCSTAVNYSVGVNDGHFPSPALSNEKLTNLNERKLPTISTLLNNAV; encoded by the coding sequence ATGACTTCCGCGAAAAACCCTACATCCTGGGATACCCACGATGACATGCTACTAAGACATTTGAAAGAGATAAAAAACTTAGGCTGGAAAGAAATATCCCTATACTTTGACAACAGAACACCAAATGCTTGCCAATTCAGATGGAGGAGATTGAAATCCGGAAACTTAAAGTCAAACAAAAGTGCCCTCATCGATGTCACTAATATGCATGTGCCTATGAACTACTACGAGAGAAATGTGAAGATGGGTATTGCAAGTGCCAACTCTTCATCGGATGCGTCGCCATCATCTGGTTCTCCTAAAGGCCCACCAGCAAACGATTACGTGGTACAAAGTATCCCAATTTCTCCTCAACATCAGTTACAAACCACTGCTGCTTTTGCGGTACCACATCCACAGGGTTCCTTCACCCAACCTGCACTGCCTTCAAGTTATCAGAGAGACGTAATTGACCAATCTGGGTACGTGGCCAACACTGAACAAGAAACTAGATTTAGTAGACCTAAATCATTCTCTCATTCTATGACTGGCACTTTCTCCACACCATCATACCCTGTTAATTCACCAAATTCACTGTCTAAGTATCACCAACCACTCTCAAGAATGAactctgatgatgaaaatgttgGCTTCATACCTAAAGTCATCGTCAAATCAAGAAGAGGATCATCAATTTTACCCGGGCCCTTTGATCAATCGAACCCATTCCAGAATCAACAACTACATTACTCCACcaaacaacaaaatatgGGGTCCGGATCTGCACTCCAATCCCCAAATGGTAGTTCCAATGCTAACAGCTACTTTCCAGCAGCTTTAAACACAACACTAAACGGCTCAAAGGCAAGGAAAAACTCCTTCGTAAATTGGTCTAGAAGAAActccttcaatttctcaTCAACCTCAAATTCTAGAAGATCATCAATAATACAGGCCCCAAACTCAATTGGTGGCCCTCTTCCAAGCAGTTTAAGTCACACTGAAGTGTATTCATCAAATCCAAACTCTAGAAGgcactctgttcaaaaAATTACTGATTCAAGAGGCTCCACGTCTTCCATAACTAGTCCATCCGCCGCTAGTGCCGTTTACTCTGCATCTAACAACTATATGGACACTCCAGTGACCAACGCTAACATGACAACCTTTAATAAAACATCAAGACAAGCCTCCATTCCTATGGCGAACAGAAGACAGTCTGTTGCGTTGAGTActtttaataataaaacGGCTAGCAATTACAATATTATGCCGTGGACAAGAGAGGAGGAGCTATTGTTGATCGATTGCCACGCTAAGCAGATGTCACCATCAGAAATGTCAGTTGTACTACCCACCAAATCTGATGCCGAGATCAGAGCAAGATTGAGTCTTATCTCCCAATTCCAAGCACCGATTGATGTTCAACAACGCCCAATACTCGAACAGCCAAGACCACAATTTCCTAGACAATTGTCTGGTCCAGcattacaaaataataccGTTCAACAAAAAGGTAATTGTAGTAATGACAGCACAGTTGTCGATGAAGTTGATCCTTTAATCAAGGCTGATGTTAACCAAACTGTCACTCCAACTTCTGAATCTTCAAAAGATGTGTCACCCGCACCAGTGTTCTCTCCAAATCCAAACGACTCGACATCCTCAATATCTGCCTGTAGCAGTTCAATGTCAATGAATGGTAAACACATAGGAGAGAATTGCTCAACTGCCGTTAACTATAGTGTTGGGGTCAATGATGGCCACTTCCCTTCTCCTGCTCTATctaatgaaaaattaaCGAATCTTAACGAAAGAAAACTGCCAACCATAAGCACATTATTGAACAATGCTGTTTAA